The sequence below is a genomic window from Thermoflavifilum sp..
AGCCATCTACAAGCTGGAAAATGAGCATGCAAAAGCCACTACCAACGCTCTGGCGGCCCTTCTGCAGACCAGCCCGGCCGCTGTAACGGATATGGCTAACAAGCTGCAGAAGAAAAAACTGATTTCGTATGAAAAATATTACGGGTTGAAACTCACACCCAGCGGGAAAAAGCATGCGGTGCATATCATTCGCAGGCACCGACTCTGGGAATGCTTTCTGGTAGAGAAGTTAGGATTTGGCTGGGATGAGGTGCATCATCTGGCCGAAGAGCTGGAACACATCAGGGATGAACGCCTCACCGAGCGATTGGCTCATTTTCTGCAATATCCGGCCTTTGATCCGCATGGCGACCCTATTCCGGATGCCACTGGAAGCATAAAGACGACACAACACATACCTTTAAGTCGTGCGCCTATTCGACAGCCGTTGAAGGTCGCCGGTGTGGCCGACCAGTCGGCCTCTCTGCTCCGATTTCTTCAGCAAAAAGGTATTATGCTGGGTACACGACTCAGGATACTGCAAGTTCATGAATATGATGGTTCCATGGAAATAAAGCTCATGAAACATTCGCCCTTTACCCTGAGCCATCTGGTAGCCAATAACATTTATGTCCAGCTCTATGGAAAAGACTGAAATTTTACATCCATCGTTGCAGGAAGTTCATCAGTCGGTCGACACCACCAGGGCTAATTCATTATGGAAGAAAGTGTTTGCCTTTTTCGGGCCGGCTTATCTGGTCAGTGTGGGATATATGGATCCGGGCAATTGGGCCACAGATCTGGCCGGCGGAAGCCAGTTTGGCTACAGCCTGCTCTGGGTTTTGCTGATGAGCAATTTAATGGCCATATTGTTGCAAACCCTGAGTGCACGACTGGGCATCGTGCGTGGCAGGGACCTGGCGCAGGCCAATCGAGAAATGTATCCTCCGATCATCAATTTTATCCTGTATTTGCTTGCCGAGGTGGCCATTGCTGCCTGCGATTTAGCCGAAGTGCTGGGTATGGCCATAGGACTTCAGCTGCTGTTTCAAATTCCTTTGCTGATCGGTGTGTTCATTACGGCACTGGATACCTTGCTGATCCTATTTCTGCAACGCTGGAAGATTCGCCGTCTGGAACTCTTTATCATCAGTTTAATTTCCATTATTGGTATTTCGTTGTTCATTGAGCTATGCATGGCGAAGCCACACCCTGGAGAAATTGTGCGCGGGTTTATACCTCATCTGCCCAACGAAACTGCTCTTTATATTGCGGTGGGCATCATTGGTGCCACCGTGATGCCGCATAATCTGTATTTGCATTCTGCACTGGTGCAAACCCGCAAAATTCACCGCGATGCGTCAGGTATCCGCAGGGCGTTGCAGTTGAATTTCCTCGACAGCTTCATTGCACTCAACCTGGCTTTCCTGGTCAATGCCGCTCTGCTTGTGCTGGCTGCTGCCGTGTTTTTCCATTCAGGACACACAGAAGTTGCCGAAATACAGGATGCTTATCATTTGCTGGAACCCTTGCTGGGTAATCATTTTGCTCCTATCTTATTTGGCATTGCGTTAATTGCATCCGGACAGAGTTCCACCATCACAGGCACTATGGCCGGACAAATTGTTATGGAAGGGTACCTTCAGTTGCGTATCAATCCCATGCTGCGGCGTTTCATAACCCGAATGCTGGCCATCATCCCGGCCGTGCTTGTCATCGCTCTCGCCGGTGAACATGCAGTTGGCAATCTCCTCATTCTCAGTCAGGTGATATTGAGCATGCAGTTGAGTTTTGCAATCATACCCCTGATTTACTTTGTAAGCGATCGGCAAACCATGGGACAGTTTGCACTTGCTCTTCCGCTCCGCATACTTGCATGGTTGATTGCATTTGTTCTGGCCTATCTCAATCTCAGAATGGTGTTTGAACAGATAGTTCATCTCATCACCCATTCAGGCAGCATCACAGGAAAAGGCTTTGCTGTTGCGGGCGGCTTAAGCCTAATCATATTATTGTTGATTACCTGGCTCTACCCCATTCGTCGTAAAACCCTTATTCGCAAAGGATATTATCTGCATAAACCTCAGCCTGCCATCACATCGATGCCTGTTCAACCTTATCAAAAGATTGCGCTGGCGCTTGATTTCAGTGAAAAAGATCATGCGATTCTGGCCCATGCATTTGCACAGGGGAACCCTGATACCGAATATCTATTGATTCATGTGGTGGAAAGTGTATCAGCACGCATCCTTGGCAAGCAAAGTTATGATCAGGAATCCCAGCAGGATCAGCAACAATTAACAGCTTATCTGCAGATGTTCCAGGAAAAAAATCTGAAAGCAAAAGGCATCCTGGCTTATCATCGCCGGGGCAGAGAAATCGCTCGCATCGTAAATGAAGAACATGCCGACCTGCTCATTATGGGTGGACATGGCCACCGGGGAATTAAAGATTTGATTTATGGTGAAACGGTGAATTACGTGCGCCATCATGTACATATTCCCGTGCTGATTGTATGATCAGCGATCTGCATGTCCCAGAGTTTTTTGCGGATTGATATGGTCACGCACCCTCTGTTTTAAAATTTTAATTTCAGGAAATCCTGCATTCTGCTGGCGATCAAAGATCAACACATCATCCACCCATATTTTATATGCGCCTCCTGTTTCGCTGGGAACAAGCGTTACACTCCTGAGCTCTTGCTGAAAGGTTGTAAGCATCTCCTGAGCCATCCATGCGGCGCGTAACATCCATCCACAACGCGGACAATATTCAATAGTTATGGTATGCTTCATCGACATCCGATCAATCTTTATTTCCAAAAATAGCAACAATGAATCATCTCTACAAAATCAAAAAGCATGGAGTTTGTTGATTTATCAGTTCAATATCCGTTTACATGAGTTTCTGGTCATGAATCCATATCATCTTTCAGTGAAACAAATTCATCCGACAGGGGTATCTGATTACGATTCAGCTGCATGATATAAGGGTGAGACCAGTTGATGCTGGGATGCTACATGAATATCACGCCAGATACGATTCAGGGGATGTTGAAGATAAATGGCTGTCATCCCGCAAAACGGATAAAGCTTCTCGACGGCTTGCAGGGAAACCATAGCAAGTTCACCCGCAGCTTTTTTCATGGCCAGCAGTTGATCTGGAGTCAATGCACCTGTTGATACATGATCATGCCACACCTGCTTCAGTGTTTGGTAATAACGATTGCGCGTTTGTTGAAACAAAGTCTGTATTTCATGCCAGGTATGTGCTACAATCGGAATATTCCCCAGCAATCGATCAAAGCCCGATGGCTTCTTATGCTGCAATAACCATTCAAATTCATCTAAGAAATGATAGGCCATGCCCGATAACATGATAGATGTAGTGATTTCAGCAAAGGTTAAAAATGGAAAACGATACAGCGGACCTTCATGAAATGGCGAAGGATGCTGGAGATCAAAACGGTGAGCTTCGGGAATCCAGACCTGATCTACGGCGAAATCATAGCTGGAAGTAGCTCGTAGCCCCATCACCTGCCAGTCGGGCACAATCTTTACCTGTTGGGCCGATACGGCAAATGAGCTGAATATCGGCTCTCCCGCTGCATTTCTCAGTTGCTGTCCGTTTTCATCGGTATGCCAGGCATTGAAGGTAAATAATGTTGCATGAGCACTCCCGCTGGCATATTTCCAGGAGCCCGTTAATACATAACCATCCTGACGATGGACGGCTTTTCCGGTGATTGCACCGCTGCCGGCCGCCCAGGCCTTTTCATCTGTAAAGAACTTACGCGCCGCATCCGGCTGCATATATCCTGCAAACAAATTTGCGCCCGCACCTAAATTCACCACCCAGCCAACACTGCCATCAGCCCAGCATAGTGCCTCCAGCAGGGCAACCGCATCGGGTAAAGGCATTTCGGCTCCTCCCAGATCCTGTGGAATCCATATCCGCAGATACCGTTGAACATATATACATTCCAGTTGTGCTGCTGTAAGCGCTCCTTTGTTTTCAGCTTCAGGAGATGCTGAACGTAAAATCTGTTGAACGGCTTCTGGTAAAATCTCCCGGGGATGCACCATCATGCCGTAAAATTAAGGCATCCCATGCTTTCGAGTCGCATACGTTTACCCATTTCCTGGCTTCAAATTGATATCACAGAGAAATCGATCATTACATCACGATGCGTAAATGTTTATTTACATCGGCAAGAAATATCATCTCATGCAAGTATTGTATGTTAATGATGAACGGCATCGGCGGATGTACGGGAAATCACGGGCCTGACGATGAATTGATAATCATAATCTCGATAATAAAGCCTGTATTGCGGAAGTGGCCATGCTCCCCAGGAGTTTACACCTCCTACACCAGTTTGTTGCAAATCAATACTCAACGCTGTTAAATGCCTAGGTTTCAATTCTCCTGCATGACGGTTATGCTTTTGCAATCCTTCATCTAAATCCTCATCCAGAAAATGACGGGCTTCAATATTTAAAACCGAATCACCCGAAATCCATATTCCATTACCTGCATCATCCGTGAGTTTCACCCAGCGTACATCCGTTTTATTACCGGTTTCCTGCGGACGAATATAGGGATGAAATTGAGCATCCACCGTTGATGTATATAAACCCACAAAAGCCGCATCTTTCCGATCCCAGTAATTTTCCTCCGGACCTCTGCCATACCATTGCATGATATGAAAACTTGCGGGTAATATCATTTGCATACCAAACTTAAACATCATGGGAACATCCTTTGTCGTATCTGCATAAAGGTGCTGGTGCACGCGCATTTCGCCGTTGCCATTTATAGCATAATCAAGTTGCAGTTGCGCAAACACATCGGGCAAAGCATATCTCATGTGTAGCGCCACCAGTCCCTCTACGGATGTATCAATATCTGTATGTAAAAGCACCTGATGATGACTGGCGCGCTTCCAGTTGAGTAATTTTACCTGTAAACCAGCACCCATATCATTATCGGTGGGTGGACGCCAGAAATTGGGCCTGAGTGAGAAAGGTGATAATAATATATCCACACCGTTGACTTCGTAATGATGCACGAATCCATCATGTCGATTAAAAGCTATATGAACCTGCGATCCGGATATTTTGATTTCTTCTGATGTGATCTGTACATGCAAACTACCCGCAGGTTCAATACCGGTTTGCAAGGGCCAGCTTCCTTTTATGTGAAGCTGATCGCTGGCAATTTCCCAATCGGCGGCAATCAGATCTTTAGCCTGCCTGGTTCTGTAATAACAATTGAGAAACAGTTCATGATATCCTGTATCGGGCAAATGATAGGGCAAATGTATATGCGCCGTATCGCGCGGATTTGCTTTAATAGGATATACACGACCCGAATCAATGACCTTACCATCACCAATCAATTGCCAGTTCAGGTACACAGTTGAAAGATCCGTAAAAAAGTTTTCGTTGAAAACAGCAATATCGCCATGCAAAAGATCAATCGGAAAAGTATGGATGTTCTGATATTGATGCTTTACTTCTAACATTTGTGGATGCAATGAACGATCGGGTGCAACAAGCCCATTACAATTGAAATTAAAATCACTTGGCATATCCACACCATAATCACCACCATAAGCCCAGATGGTATCACCTCGATCCGTGATTTTAAAGAATGCCTGGTCAACAAAATCCCATATATAGCCGCCCTGCATGCGTGGATAATATTTGCGAATGGTATCCCAGTAGTCTTTAAAATTTCCATCCGTATTACCCATGGCATGTGCATATTCAACCAGGATGAATGGTTTTTGATTGCTTGCAGAATCATATAACACATGATGAACCATGTCGTCGGGTGTGGGATACATGGGGCAGTAGATATCGGAGTAAGGTGTTGCACTTGCGGGTTCATATTCTACAGGACGAGAAGGGTCACGCTGTTTCATCCATTGATAGCACTTTTCAAAATTAATGCCCATACCCGCCTCATTTCCCATTGACCAGACAATTACGGAAGGATGATTGATATCGCGTTCAATAAGGCGTGAATCACGCTCGAAATGTTGTAAAAACCAGGCGTCTTTCTTCGAAAGTGAGTTTGCTCCAAATCCCATTCCATGGCTTTCCAGGTTAGCTTCGTCAACAACATATAATCCATACCTATCGCATAGTTCATACCAGTAAGGATCATCCGGATAATGTGAAGTACGCACGGCATTGATATTATTCTCTTTCATGATGCGGATATCCTGTAACATCCGTTCACGAGAAATATACTGCCCGGTATATGGATCCATTTCATGACGATTCACGCCTTTGATGAGAACAGCCTGACCATTCACATACAATGCCCCATGCTTGATTTCCACCTTCCTGAAACCGGTGTGCTGTGGAATCACTTCAATGGTATGGCCATGTTCATCCTGCAAGCTGATGAGCACGGTGTATAGATATGGCGTTTCGGCCGACCATCGGTGTGGATTACGAAGCTCAAGAAGTATATGCTGAAACACATTGCTGTCGGCCAATGCAACTGTTTTGTGAAGCAAGACGCGATTTGTGCTATCCAGTAATTCAACCTGTGCACGATAGCGCTTTAAAGCGAGATCACGATTATCGGGGAAATCAAGCCTGATATGCAACACACCATCTCGATATTGATGCACCAGATCGGGAATAATTTCTACATTTCGAACATGAACGGGATTACGTGCAAACAAATATACATCCCGATGAACACCTGCCAGTCTCCACATATCCTGATCTTCCACATAACTTCCATCACTCCATCGATACACCTGAAAAGCAATTAAATTCTGCGTTCCGGGTTTCACATAATTGGTGATGTCAAATTCGGCCGGCAGCTTACTATCTTCACTATATCCTACCCATTGGCCATTCACCCAGACGTAAAATGCAGAACGCACAGCACCAAAATGCAGAAAAATTTTTTTACCCTCCCATGTAGCGGGAATTTGCACCCATCGCCGATATGAGCCCACAGGATTGTATGTATGCGGCACATGAGGAGGATCAGGTTTTATCAAATAATCAAAATCGTATCGAATATTGGTATAAATAGGAATCCCATATCCATTCACTTCCCATGTGGCGGGCACCGGAAAATCCTGCCATAGATGATCATCATAATTTGTTTTCCAGAAACCATACGGGCGATCGTCGGGTTTATCCACCCATTTGAATTTCCAGTTGCCGTTCAAAGAAAGAAAATAAGCTGATTGTGCAGGATCATCCCTCAGTGCAAGTGTTTTATTTTCATACGCAAAATAAGAAACGTGCATGGGCTCGCGATGATAAGCATTGATTTGCTCGTTTTCCCAGAAAGCCGGAGGCTCGGCTTGTTGTGCCCGGGCAGTGAAAAACAAATTCAGGGCCTGAAACAAGAAACATGCATGTATAAGTCTTAATTTCAATAGCAAAGGCCGTAGTTTCATGAGTGCAGTGGTTTTTATGGATAAAGACAATTTTTCAGGGCAATCAAATTAGTACACATACATTTTTTATCTTCACCTAAAAAATATCAAATATGAAAAGAATCGTCTTTTTATTACTGGGCATAAGTATCTGTCGGTTGCAATCATCATTTGCCCAGCAGCTTCGCCTGCCTGATTATTTTTCAGACAACATGGTATTGCAACAACACGATACCGTTCGATTCTGGGGCTGGGCCGACGGTGGGCAACAGGTATGGATAAAAGCGGGATGGTTAACTGATACATTAAAAACGCGTGCTTCATCGGGTGCTCGCTGGGAAGTGAAATTGCCCACACCGGCTGCGGGCGGGCCTTACGAAATCACCGTTGGTAACGGTAATCAACAAATAATCATTCATAACATCTTAATTGGTGAAACCTGGTTATGCAGCGGGCAATCGAACATGGAATTCAGCGCAAACTGGTCGCCTATTACCAGAGAACAGGAAGAAGCTACAGGAATGCAATTTCCGGAAATGCGTTTGTTTCATGTATATAAAATTACATCTGACTGTAAACAAATGGAGTTGCGTGGCAGATGGGAGATTTGTTCACCTCAGACCATAGCCGATTTCAGTGCGGTAGCTTATTTCTTTGGAAGAAGCCTGCTTTTACATTTACACACTCCGGTTGGATTGATTGAGTCGTGCTGGGGCGGCACACCCGTTGAAACCTGGATGCCCGATAGCATTTTTGTGCAACATCCTTCCCTTGCCACATCGGCAGCAACCCTGCCAGCTTCACCATGGTGGCCTGTGAAGCCCGGCCTTGCTTTTAACGCGATGATTGCTCCGCTGCAATTTATTCCGATTGCGGGTGTTATCTGGTATCAGGGCGAAACCAATACCCATAATCCTCAAACTTATGCAGAAGATTTAAGTCGCATGATCCAAAGCTGGCGCAACCTCTGGCAGAAAGAATTTCCTTTTTACCTCGTACAAATTGCGCCTTACCGATATGAAACACCCGATGCCGGTGCGTTGATCAGAGAAGCCCAACTTCAAGTATATCGTCAGGTGCCGCGCACGGGCATTGTGATTACCACAGATATCACCGGCGATACAAGCGACATACATCCTAAAGATAAACAGGATGTGGGCGAAAGGCTTGCCCTGTGGGCATTAGCAAAAACATATGGATTGAACAACATCGTGTGCTCCGGTCCATTGTACGATTCCATGAAAATAGAAGGAAATCGAATCCGCATTTATTTTGATTTTGCAGATGATGGACTGATGATCGGCGGTAATGGTAAACAGCTCACCGATATTTATATTGCCGGGAACGATCAACACTTCCTGCCGGCTCAGGCAAAAATTGAAAAAAATACACTGGTGGTATGGAATCGTCAGATCGCACATCCGGTGGCCGTACGTTTCGGATTTTCGAATACGGCCATGCCCAACTTATACAATCGAGCCGGATTACCTGCATCTCCTTTTCGCACCGATCAATGGCCTGTTTGGCAGCGATAATGCATCAGGTATGCAAATGTTTTTGAATGATATTTTTTAACAGTTCCTGCTTTGCCATAAGCTGTTGAAGCAATACCAATTGATTTTTCGCACGATAAAAATTTTGTTCGGGATATTGAATGGGGTAATAAATATCTTCATTTAAGAAATCAGTGAGAAAACGAATGCCCTGCATATAGGTCATAAATAAACCGGCATAAAATAGTGATGCTTTTTCTACAGGCGTGAGTAAATCACGTAATTCATCCAGATATCCTTCAATCAATGCTTCGAAATAATGTTCGCGAATTTCAATTTTACTGAAATCACGTTCTTCTTCCGACGTGGGGCTAACATAAGTACGCACCATATCGCCCAGATCAGAAATAATTTTACCCGGCATCAGGGTGTCGAGATCAATGACACATACACCTTTAAAGGTTTTTTCATCCAGTAAAACATTGTTCATCTTCGCATCGTGATGAATCAGGCGATCGGGAAAAGCCTTTTCAGTTTTGATTTCTTCAAAATGAATGGCAATAGAAGAATAATCCAGAAAGCCTTCAATTAATTCTTCTGCATATTCCCGTCGTTCTTCTCTTGCATTGCGGATGGCTTCCTGCAGTTGACTGTATCGTAAGGTAAGGTTATGAAAATTGGGAATCACGATTTGAAATTGATGCAGAGGAGCATGGAGCAAATAGCGGGTGAGCCTTCCAAACTGTCGGGCTGCCTCATAAGCCTGTTCGGGGGCAGTGGCTGCATCCAGTGCAACGGTATGAGGAATATAAGGAAGAAGTCGCCAGTACTCGCCATTCCAGATGCAATATTCTTTTTCATCTGTAGTACGCAACGGTGCCACAAATAAATAATCGGGATAGTGTTGTTTTAAAAAATTAGCAGCGAGCCTGTAATTACTGGCAACGAGTTCCGGAGACGTGAATACCTGTGTATTGATTTTTTGCAGGATATACTGCTCTCCGTTTTGCGATTCCAGCAAATAAGTTCGGTTAATATATCCGTGGCCGAAACGCTTTGCCACAAACCGATTCCGATCTAATCCGAACGCAGCATAAATTTCAGTTGCAAGACTTATTTTTTCCATAACATGGATGGATACACACCTTCATCTACCAGCTTTTTAAATCCTGCAATCACCAGCGGGGCATCTTCTTTATAGGTAACGCCAAACCAGGGCGAATTGGTGGGAATCACCTTCACCGTACCCTTTCCTTGTTGAATGAAATGATCCACCACGGCAGGAATCAGAAATTCAGCCTTAGGATCAAGGGCATGCTCGTGGACAAATTGATGGAACAGGGGTTCAGCAATACTAAAAAAAGCCGGATCAAATCCCCAGAAATTCATCGATACAGGCGTATGAGCGGGCAGAGGGAAAGTTTGTCCCTGTTCTTCATACACAATCTGTCCATCCTGTCGATACACTTTGGTGCGTTCCTGAATACGTTTCAAATTGCCCTGAGCATCCACCTCGCACACGCCGCGTGAAACAGACCCATAATCCGAGAGTGTATTTCCCAGCTGATAACCCAGCACGGCAAACCGATTGGGCGCACATTCTTCTTGTAAAAATGCTGCCATCTTCTCAAATGCTTCCCGACCATAATAATCGTCGGCATTGATGACTGCAAAAGGTTCATGTATGGCATCTCTGGCACATAACACCGCATGAGCCGTACCCCAGGGTTTTGCCCGTTGTACTTGAAGTTGAAAACCAGCCGGCAGAAAAGCATCCATTTCCTGATATACGTATGCGGTGGGAATACGGTCTTTTAATCTGGGTTCAAAAATATTTTTAAATGCATCTTCAAAATCCCTGCGGATGATGAATACCACTTTACCGAATCCGGCTCGAATGGCATCATAAATAGAATATTCCATGATGGTTTCGCCACCGGGTCCGAATTGCTGAATTTGCTTCATGCTTCCATAGCGGCTGGCGATGCCCGCAGCTAATATCAATAAAGTTGGCTTCGACATGCGAAAACGATTTGCCACAAAAATAACGACTACAGATGTTTATCCAACGGTTGCCTGCGTTTTTCTCTATTTATTCACCTATTTTTGAAGCAACAAATGAAATTTGTTTTTTATGAAACATGTACTCCTGCTCACTGCCAGCCTGATGATCAACATTTCAGGCTATGGACAAATGTCGTCATCCACCCCGGGCGAATCAGCCGGGCAGCATATAGCAATCATTCCTGAGCCCGTGTCGATGAAGCAAGAAAAGGGTTCACTCACATTAACCGCCGGAAGCCATATCTATGCATCGGGCGCCGAGGCCCAGCATATTGCAGCCTTGCTGAATGAAACCCTGAAACAACGTTATGGATTTGCATTGCCCCTTACCCATTCGCCTGCAGATGCGGATCTGCAACTGTTCATCAAAGCTGGAGCTACCCCGCCCGAAGGCTATATCTTACGGGTGAATCAGCGAACCATCAACATCACGGCGGGCGATGGAGCCGGTTTGTTTTACGGTACCCAGAGCCTGTTGCAACTGTTGCCTGCCGGGAAAACCGACCGCTGGCAGGTTCCACGGGTAGAAATTGTCGATAGCCCAAGATTTCATTACCGGGGTCTGCATCTGGATTGCGGAAGGCATTTTTTCCCGGTTTCCTTTATCAAGCGCTATCTCGACTGGATGGCCCGTTATAAACTCAACCGGTTTCACTGGCATCTCACCGAAGACCAGGGCTGGCGCATACAGATTCCCAAATATCCCCGGCTTACGGAAGTAGGCGCCTTCCGTAAAGAAACCGTCATCGGACACAATTCCGGTATCTTCGACGGGCAACCTTATGGCGGGTTCTACACCGACGATGAAATCAAAGAAATCGTGTCCTATGCTGCTGCTCGCTATATTACCGTGATTCCAGAAATTGAAATGCCCGGCCACGCACAGGCTGCGCTTGCTTCTTATCCCTGGCTGGGTTGCAAGGGGTTCGGCCCCACCTATGAAGTGTGGACCCAATGGGGTGTATCGCCTAACGTGTTTTGCGCAGGGAACGACAGCACCTTTATGTTCCTGGAAGATGTGCTCACCCGCGTTATGCAACTTTTCCCCGGCCATTATATTCATATTGGCGGTGACGAATGTCCCAAAGACCACTGGAAGCAATGCCCGCTTTGCCAGCAACGCATGAAAACGCTGGGGTTGAAGAATGAAGAAGAGTTGCAGAGCTATTTTATCCAGCGAATCGAAAAATTCCTGAATGCCCATGGCCGCGATATCATCGGCTGGGATGAAATTCTGGAAGGAGGGCTGGCACCGCGCGCTACGGTGATGAGCTGGCGGGGCGAACAGGGTGGCATTGCCGCTGCGAAACAACATCATGATGTAATTATGACCCCGGGTGAGTGGTTGTATTTCGATCATGGACAGGGCAATCCCACCTATGAACCGTTGAATATTGGTGGCTATCTGCCGCTATGGAAAGTATATGGCTACAATCCCGTGCCTTCGGCACTCAAACCCGATGAGCAACATTATATCATTGGCATGCAGGCCAACCTCTGGACGGAATATATCCCCAACGCACGTGAAGCCGAATATATGGTATTCCC
It includes:
- a CDS encoding family 20 glycosylhydrolase; translation: MKHVLLLTASLMINISGYGQMSSSTPGESAGQHIAIIPEPVSMKQEKGSLTLTAGSHIYASGAEAQHIAALLNETLKQRYGFALPLTHSPADADLQLFIKAGATPPEGYILRVNQRTINITAGDGAGLFYGTQSLLQLLPAGKTDRWQVPRVEIVDSPRFHYRGLHLDCGRHFFPVSFIKRYLDWMARYKLNRFHWHLTEDQGWRIQIPKYPRLTEVGAFRKETVIGHNSGIFDGQPYGGFYTDDEIKEIVSYAAARYITVIPEIEMPGHAQAALASYPWLGCKGFGPTYEVWTQWGVSPNVFCAGNDSTFMFLEDVLTRVMQLFPGHYIHIGGDECPKDHWKQCPLCQQRMKTLGLKNEEELQSYFIQRIEKFLNAHGRDIIGWDEILEGGLAPRATVMSWRGEQGGIAAAKQHHDVIMTPGEWLYFDHGQGNPTYEPLNIGGYLPLWKVYGYNPVPSALKPDEQHYIIGMQANLWTEYIPNAREAEYMVFPRMLALAEAAWTPLAKKDYQDFLTRLPAQLYWLDRAGVHFRIPEPIGLQDSTLQTDSLTIDLKPILPGTKIYYTLDGSNPTLTSELFKKPFTLYLPAGKSLTLRCIEVTPSGNISVPYSAVYQHASAQIKPAQGLKTGVQQHSRDEVAVGL